One Candidatus Omnitrophota bacterium genomic window, GGGGAGTAGCGCAGCTCCGACGCACTCATTTCATTCGCAGTCGGAGTCCCGACCGAGTGTAAACGAGCGTCGGGATTTGGCTTTATCGTCCGTCATTAATAAAGAAGTTACGGACGATGCCCATTTTGCGCTAACATTTGGCTGAACATATTTGTTAGTTGATATAACGGGGAGTAGCGCAGTTTGGCTAGCGCGTTTGAATGGGGTTCAAAAGGTCGTGGGTTCAAGTCCCACCTCCCCGACCAAAGTTCTCTTGTGATGTTTGAGATGTGAGCTTTGGCCATGAGTAGCCATATTTGTTGACGATTAGTACAAGAGATTTGAGAAAAAATTTTAATTCGAAATATTATCACGAAAGGAGAAATCTATGGAATTCAAGGGGCCGGAAAAAAGAAAGACGCCTAGGATAGCCGGAAGATTTATTGTCTCTTACAGGATTTTAGAGGAAAATAATAATGTCGATATCTCGCAAACTAAGAATTTGAGTATGGGCGGCATGCTTCTGACTACTAACAGGCACTTCGATGTTGGCACTAATATCGCTCTGGAAATCCGTCTTCCATTTGATCCCAACCCGATTATGCTTATCGCCAAGGTCATGGAATCCAGGGAGATTACCAAAGATTTGATATATGATACCAGGCTTGCCTTTCTGGCCGTGGATGAAAGACACAGAAAAATAATAAATGAAACAGTGGATTACTATATAAAGAAAGGTTAGTTATGAAGAAGATAAATGTTGGCCTGATAGGTTTCGGCAATGTCGGCTCGGGAGTAGTAAAGATCCTTAAAGACAGAAGAAGCCTGCTGAGCGAGAAAATCGGCATAGAGATTAACATTAAGAAAATATGCGATAAGGATATTTCTTCAAAGAGAAATATAAAAGTAGATAAATCTCTTTTGACTTCTAATGTCAAGGAGGTCATCAGTGATCCCCAGGTTGATATTATCGTTGAGCTTGTTGGAGGAATCCATCCGGCTAAGGAATTTGTCATTGAGGCTTTAAAGAATGGCAAGAATATCGTTACTGCCAATAAAGCATTATTGGCTGAAAACGGGTTAGAGCTATTTACTCTCGCTAAAGATAAGGGAAAAAATATTTATTTTGAAGCTTCAGTCGGAGCAGGTATCCCGATTATTAAATCTTTGCG contains:
- a CDS encoding PilZ domain-containing protein, which encodes MEFKGPEKRKTPRIAGRFIVSYRILEENNNVDISQTKNLSMGGMLLTTNRHFDVGTNIALEIRLPFDPNPIMLIAKVMESREITKDLIYDTRLAFLAVDERHRKIINETVDYYIKKG